CGATGTTGCGCATGGGACCTCCAACGCCGCAGCCGATGTCAAGCGCCTTCATGCCGGGTTTCAAGCCGATCGTCTCCGCGATGGCTGGAATAGGTCAAACAAAGAAGAGATGAAAACGGAGTCGTTAGTGCGACAGAATCTTCACGGGCGAAAGGCTGTGTGCTTGACTGGGCAGGGGACAAGGTGTGGGAAAACCAAGCTGCGTCTCACCGGTCTCCTGGCGGATGATGCTAGCCTCGAAGCTCTCGCCGACTTCACGAGCCGCGAAGTGAAAGCTCTCTCCCCATCCGTACTCATAAAAGTCGGTGATCAGAGAGTAAAACTTGTTGACGAACTCTGGGGTGCTGAGGATCCTATCGCCGACACCCTTGCCGTCCTCCTGATCGAAGAACTTATTGTAGGAGTTTATGCCGGAGTCGACGAGGTCCTTAGCCATCGCGCCGGTCTTCCCGGAGAAAACATAGAAAGGGTTCTTACGGAACCAAGAGTATTTCACGGCGAGATACAGaccgccggtcgcggcggcgcccgccgccacccACTTCACGGTCGGGTTTTCCAGGCGGACTGATAAGTCGCCCAAcaccgcggtcatcgcgaaCCGGCAGAAAAGATCGGTCCGAGGGGATAGACGCGCGTTTAGTGGAACGGTGCTCGAGCGTTCGGACGCACGAAGCAAATCAGTGAGCTAGTCCCCTTCACGAGCTTGCTCGATTCGAGGAACTTAACAATGCCAGTCGGCAAAGGACACGGGGTCCTTAAGCGAACAACGGATCGTGGATCTTGAAAAAAAACCCGCCTCTtcgcgcgaggctcgggcCGCTGTGGTCCTCTCATTTTTCCCTGACCCTTAGCCGTACGAATATAAACGACCAGCAAGGGAAAACAGATTCTCCACACGACTTTGACAGCCACAGGCAACCAGTCTTGAAAAAATATAAAAAAACATTCCCTTACCTTCGTAGGAACGGTCCAGGAACTGACTGACAGCACTGGCAGGCGTGAACGGAGACGATAAAAATATTGTGAGCAGGGCGTGATTCCTTGGCCACACTGACACAATTGAGTCGCCGGTCGCCCATCCAAGCATGGACTCCCTCTCCGTTCGACCGACATTCGGCTCATGCGCGCGAATATCTCTCAATACCTCGATGGGAAGGATGCTTCGGAGGGCTGGGCGCTGCGTCGCGCACTGCACTGACGGAGGCCGTTGGTCGACAGTCCGTCGAGGAGAgaggaaggcgtcgcgcatcgcgcgcggggcaaTCGGGGATCTCACGGAAGCGGTGAAGAGCGCAGGGATCGATGATCAGGCGGAGGTGCTGATAGAGCTGAAGAATGTGAAGAAAAGCTTCGGGAAGAAGGTTGTGTTGGACGGGGCAAGCTTCAAGATCAGGAGAGGGGAGGCTGTGGGCATAATCGGTTCCTCTGGCACTGGGAAGAGCACAGTCCTCAGGATAATGGCCGGCTTGCTTCAGCCGGACGAGGGCGAAGTCATCATTCGTGGCAGACCGCGTGTAGGGCTTCTGAGTGACGAGAAGGACCCTAACTTAAAGGTTGGAATGGTGTTTCAGAGCGCGGCACTGTTTGACTCCTTGACGGTGGGCGAGAACGTTGGATTCAAGCTATATGAGCACAGCGATCTGCCGGAAGATGTCATCAAAGGTCTTATAAAGGAGTCTCTCGCTCAAGTCGGGCTGAGTGGCGTAGAGGATAGATATCCGGCTCAGTTGAGTGGTGGCATGAAGAAGCGTGCCGCTCTCGCGCGGGCCATCATCAAGGAGGACATCTCTGACAACGATGATGCCCTCGAGGAGGTCGTGATGTATGATGAACCCACGGCCGGTTTGGATCCGGTGGCATCGACCGTGGTGGAAGATCTCATGCGTAATCTTCACACGGGAAACAAGACCGCAGCCAGCTACGAGGAGAAAAAAGGAGGCGTTGCGAGCTATATTGTTGTCACGCATCAGCACAGCACAATCAGACGCGCTGTGGACAGGCTCATCTTCTTGCACGCCGGCAAAGTAGTTTGGGAGGGCACATCAGAAGAGTTCGACACCTGCGAGGAACCGATTGTGCGTCAATTTGCCACGGGGAGTCTGCAAGGACCGATAGTCTATTGAGTAACGTACGTCTATTCATTCAAAACGCTTCTTTCCCGTATTTCATGTGCCTGTCCACGTTCAAAATTTTCTCTTCGTAACCCCCTTGCTTTTCTTTCCGCCAGCTGCCCCAAATTTGCCTTTGCCTTTTTCCGGTTCCTTTCGCTTGCCAACCGTAGACGACTTCACGGTAGCGGCGCCGAAAAACGTCTCCAAACGGTTCTGGCCGCCCTGGCTTCTTGCCTTCTTGAGATCTGCAAGCTGCTTTCTGATCCTGTCCTCGTTAAAGGACTTTTCACCACACAGGAATGCTACAACAGCCTCCTCGTCTGGCGCAGTCCATTTCAAGGTCAGTCCATCAGTTTGCACGACTTCAGGGTTTTTGAATAGAACTCGAGCTTCCTTGTAAGGCCAGTCATCAGGGACCGGATATTTCTCCTTgtcgaggtgctcgagcaGACCCTCGATGTTGCCGTACTGTTTGATGTACTTCAGCGCATTGACGGGCCCGATACCCTTGATGCTATCGCAATAGTCGCATCCGCAGAGAATGCAAACGTCGATAAACTGGTCCCAAGTTAGTTCCAGGCCGGCCAGCAATTTATCAAAGTCGAATTCGAGGATCGGCTTCTCCTGAGAGGAAGGCGCCATCAGGTTGCGAGCCAGCTTTGGCGTCGAAAAGCACAGAGTATCCATATCTTCAGACGCAGCCGCGTAGACCAAACCAGCTTTGCATAGTGCAGCGCAAgtcgcctcagcctcgcaCGGCGCCTCGAAAACAGGCAGACCTAAAAACCGTGCCAGCTTCATAACCTCCTCGGAGTGCACTTTGGATACGCGAACGGTTCGTTTGCTCAActtctcgatctcctcctggTCACCGGCTTCCTTTGCTTTTTCGAGTGCCGACTCGGCCGCCTCTCGCTTATCTTTTCGTTTGGCAAGTTCGCCACCTTTCATGGTCGGAGGCTTTCCATCGAACACATACACGGGCTTGATTCCAGCCTTCAACATGCGGAGGGTTCGCGTGAACATGCCCTGCAGATGACTCGTCACTTCACCAGCTTCATTCGTCAACTGTTGCTCACCGCTTCGTCCGACGACCATCATGAACTGGTAGATGTGCATCGAAGCGTCGATAGCAACCTTGCGGTCCAAATAGCCCTCGAACTTTTGCTCGCGCATGCAGCCGGGGGCGTAGTCAGATAGGAGCTTCGTCAGGCCTTTGATGCCCATCGCTATGTTTTCAGGAGTCGCTGGTGTGTGCTTGGATGGGACAAAGATCTTGCCCGTTCGTCGTTGTCACTTGTGGACTGAATGGATGGATGACGCGAATCAATATATTGGAGCGTATTCTCCCTCCTCCGGCGATGAAACCGATAGATACAGATACGGCGTCCACGCGTGACGGCGGGTAGTCAAAGTGACGTGGTGGATGGAGCTCTCGATTTTCAAAAATATAAGACGAGACGAGAGGACCACAGAATGATGACTGGATCGCTGTGGTGCCGACGGAGAGATATGAGTCGGGAAGGCGCCGCCTCAAAAATCCGAGCGCACTTCGCGGGTTTTCTGGGCAACGAGTGATTCACCGTCATCTTGTCATtatggacgacgcggaagaACTCATCGGGGGCTACGATCCTCTCGTGGAGGAGTTCGAGAGGTGAGGGCAACACGCAAAGCCTTTTTTGGCATCTAGCTGCTAACACTTAAGAGCTAGAGAAGACCCGATTTTCCACCACGACCGGGCTTCCTTTCCGAGCTGGGCCTCTGCTGACGGTTTCGCTCCCAATCACTCATCGCAGTTACGAGGATTATTTAGACAGCCAGATCAGCGAGGTGGACTTGTACTACCTGGACGATGTTGAGCTTGCCCGGCAACTTGTCGAGCTCGGGCATCGTGGGAACGGCGAAATCGTGAAACGCGCGGAGTTCATCGCGCGGAAGGAGGCAAGCGAGATAGCGAAGCAACAGAGGGCCAACAAAAAGCCGAAAAAATTGGCATCTGCGGGGAAAGACTTGGAGACATTTCCTCTCTTGAAGGTGAGGCGTCGCACATTGACTTGTTTGACAGACTTGTTCCTCACGCCTTCCTCCGTCACGCAACTGCACTAGCTACTAGAGTCGTCAGTTTCGTGCACCTTTCCGCTTGTGACTCACATCTGCTCATCAATTCGCAGGCTCTGGCTCAGCGCGAGGAAGCAGTGAGAAATGGCAAGTTGACGACGATCATATTCATCAGAGATTTGAATGCGAAGAAGCAAGAGGTATCCGGTTATATCGACTATGCGCACAGGCTCAAGACAGAGAATTGGGAACCCGTTTTTGACCGAACACAGCGTCTGTTACCAAAGGCGACGGATCTCTCTTTTTTCAACTGGGAGACGCAGAAAGCAACGTGCAATGCAACGCCGAATTTTCAGGTTATCGGTGATAACGAGGCTGGCTTGATGTTCAAAAACAAACGTGACCGAAAGGTGATTGACGTTGACCCGCACAAGCGTCCAGGTGACAACACAACTCGAACCGACATCACGACTGACGAGTACCTGCAAGTATGCATCTGGGATCACGTGAGTCGTAGAAGGACATGATGAGAATGATGAACTCCTTTAGAATTCACTAGTAGCATAGCAAACATTCTTCTTAGCTGAGTTAGGATGAGAATGATGAACTCCTTTAGAATTCACTAGTAGCATAGCAAACATTCTTCTTAGCTGAGTTAGGAATCCTTGAAAGAAGCTGGACGAACTCTACTTGCACTGTCCGAGCCGCCTCATTCGGCGGGACCCGTGAGCCTCGCACCCTACATGGTCGACTTCATGCAACGCAAGGGTCCCCAAATCAGCAGCGTCGATCGACCTTTGCCCAAGGTGCGATGACACAGCGCCTCTCACTTTTCGATGACTCAGCGCCCTCCTCATGTTACCCAAACCAGGGGAAAAGCGAAGTGAGCCTcagcgcgttcgcgttctTGTTTTCGGAGATTGTACAGTATCACAGGACACGCGCTAGTAGCATCGCCGAACTTGAACGGAGGTACGCCCACCGTGAGACTGGAACGCGAATAACACTCGCTTTTGTCTCGCCAAGCTTTCGGCCATGAGTTCACCTCATTTCATCCCTCCACGTGACTAAATCAGGCTCGAAGATGCTGGAACAGGAGTGGGGGTGAGGATGTTGGAGATTTTATCATACAGGGAGAAAGGCAACCGACGAGAAATCAGATTACAAGGTATTCTGCAGTTCATCAACACGAACATTTGGAGGTGTTTGTTTGGGAAGGTTGCAGACTCCCTTGAGGTGTACAACGATGACGAGTACGTCATCAGCGATCGAAGTCCGCTGGTGAACAGATTCATCAGTGTGCCAAAAGACCTGGGCGACTTGAACTGCGCGGCTTTTGTGGCTGGCATTATTAAAGGAGTGCTTGATATAGCTGGTTTTCCCGCTGAGGTCAGCGCATACTATGCGCCTGTTGAGGGACAGATTCATCCAAGGACAAACTTCTTCATGAAGTTTTCTCCTGAGGTTCTTGATAGAGAGGCTCGGCTCGGGACTTGAGTGAACAGCAAGAAGTTGTACGAAGCTTAAACGCGCTGGTTCGGTTGCATATTGAATCAAGCCTAAATAGAGCGTCACTGCTTTTGGCCGCACGAACATGACCTAAATCGCGTCAATAACATAGTTCAGGTGGGCGCGCAGTGTCATGGCTGCAGGATAAGACATGTCACGTGGGACGCCGATACGGTCGCGAAGGTAGGCGAGACATGACGCCACATCCTTCCCTTCCTCGCTTGTCTCACCCGTGGAGACACCGGCAGATCCATCGAGCAACAAAAGAACGGTGGTACGCAGCAACTTGTCCACCTTTTCCTTATAGTTCAGGTTTGGCACCGCAGTAGGGTCTGCCAGG
The genomic region above belongs to Micromonas commoda chromosome 4, complete sequence and contains:
- a CDS encoding ATP-binding cassette superfamily (toluene tolerance), producing the protein MGRMLRRAGRCVAHCTDGGRWSTVRRGERKASRIARGAIGDLTEAVKSAGIDDQAEVLIELKNVKKSFGKKVVLDGASFKIRRGEAVGIIGSSGTGKSTVLRIMAGLLQPDEGEVIIRGRPRVGLLSDEKDPNLKVGMVFQSAALFDSLTVGENVGFKLYEHSDLPEDVIKGLIKESLAQVGLSGVEDRYPAQLSGGMKKRAALARAIIKEDISDNDDALEEVVMYDEPTAGLDPVASTVVEDLMRNLHTGNKTAASYEEKKGGVASYIVVTHQHSTIRRAVDRLIFLHAGKVVWEGTSEEFDTCEEPIVRQFATGSLQGPIVY
- the FEN1 gene encoding flap endonuclease-1 (Endonuclease that cleaves the 5' overhanging flap structure that is generated by displacement synthesis when DNA polymerase encounters the 5' end of a downstream Okazaki fragment. Also possesses 5' to 3' double-stranded DNA exonuclease activity.): MGIKGLTKLLSDYAPGCMREQKFEGYLDRKVAIDASMHIYQFMMVVGRSGEQQLTNEAGEVTSHLQGMFTRTLRMLKAGIKPVYVFDGKPPTMKGGELAKRKDKREAAESALEKAKEAGDQEEIEKLSKRTVRVSKVHSEEVMKLARFLGLPVFEAPCEAEATCAALCKAGLVYAAASEDMDTLCFSTPKLARNLMAPSSQEKPILEFDFDKLLAGLELTWDQFIDVCILCGCDYCDSIKGIGPVNALKYIKQYGNIEGLLEHLDKEKYPVPDDWPYKEARVLFKNPEVVQTDGLTLKWTAPDEEAVVAFLCGEKSFNEDRIRKQLADLKKARSQGGQNRLETFFGAATVKSSTVGKRKEPEKGKGKFGAAGGKKSKGVTKRKF
- a CDS encoding predicted protein, with translation MDDAEELIGGYDPLVEEFESYEDYLDSQISEVDLYYLDDVELARQLVELGHRGNGEIVKRAEFIARKEASEIAKQQRANKKPKKLASAGKDLETFPLLKALAQREEAVRNGKLTTIIFIRDLNAKKQEVSGYIDYAHRLKTENWEPVFDRTQRLLPKATDLSFFNWETQKATCNATPNFQVIGDNEAGLMFKNKRDRKVIDVDPHKRPGDNTTRTDITTDEYLQVCIWDHVSRRRT
- a CDS encoding predicted protein, yielding MQRKGPQISSVDRPLPKGKSEVSLSAFAFLFSEIVQYHRTRASSIAELERRLEDAGTGVGVRMLEILSYREKGNRREIRLQGILQFINTNIWRCLFGKVADSLEVYNDDEYVISDRSPLVNRFISVPKDLGDLNCAAFVAGIIKGVLDIAGFPAEVSAYYAPVEGQIHPRTNFFMKFSPEVLDREARLGT